In Schizosaccharomyces osmophilus chromosome 1, complete sequence, the genomic window GGATAAACAATATTTCCAAGTTGAAGCTTGAAGACGCTCGTGCTCAACTTGAGAACCCAGATAATGAACAGGAAAATAACGAAGAAGCACTTACTGACTCGGAAGATCAAACTGCTTCCTCAGGTGCAGGAGTTCAAACGGCAGAGGAAGTAGATGATGAACTCAAAGAATACCAGTTGGATAATTACGACgatgaggaagaggaagagcAAGATGATAGTTTGTCAGCATTTAGCAATATTAAAGGAATTCAATACCATGAAAATGGAGAGAATGATCCTTATGTGACAATGAATACAcaggaagaagaacaagTGGAACGTGAAGAGATGCAAATTTACCCTACAGACAACCTTTTGTTGGCTGCACGTACAGAGGACAACATGTCCCATGTCGAAGTATATTTGTATGaatcaaatgaagaaaatctcTATGTTCATCACgactttcttcttccatctTTCCCTTTGTGTTTAGAATGGCTTGATTACAAGGTTGGTACTTCTGATGATACACCCGGGAACTACGTGGCTGTAGGAACATTTGATACTGAAATTGAGATTTGGAATTTAGACGTGGTTGATGCGGTTTACCCAGCTGCTGTTTTAGGTGCAAGTGGTGCATCCTCAacttcaaataaaaagaagaaaaaggctCCCAAGGTGAACCCCAAAACCCACACCGATGCTGTTCTTGCTCTTTCTTCGAACCGCAACGCTCACAATCTTTTGGCCTCTGGTTCCGCAGACTCTAGTATTAAGCTTTGGGATTTGGCATCTTGTACTTGCGTAAAATCCTTTACTTATCACACCGATAAAGTCTCCTCTTTATCCTGGCATCCCAAAATGCCCTCTGTTTTGCTTTCTGGTAGTTATGATAAGACAGTTAGAATTGCCGATTTGCGTGCTGACGCTGCTCCTTTATCAATTACTATTGACAGTGATGTTGAAAATGTGGCATGGGATCCTCACAAtgaaaacaactttttcattgGTTCTGACGCCGGTATACTGTACTACTGTGATGCTAGAGACATGAGCAAACCCGTTTGGCAACTACAAGCGCACGACGGCCCTATTTCTTGTTTGAGCATCAACCCCAacattcctttctttgtcGCTACCGGTTCGACTGATCGAATGGTCAAATTGTGGAATACATCTGACAACGCCCCTAAGTTGGCGGTTTCTCGTGACCTTGACGTTGGTCGTGTGTTTACTTGCTCCTTCATTCCTGATGAACCTGTTGCCTTCCATTTGGCTGCTTCAGGAAGTAAGGGCCTTGTTCGCGTTTGGGATACTGCAACAAATTCTGGTGTCAGAAGAGCGTTTGACACTCGTGTCAGTAAAGACTCTGTTGCTTCCAAGGAACGGGTTGTTCAATTGGACGACGCAGCTGCCAATGATGACTCtgacgaagaagatgaatATGAGGATATTGAAGCAAACGA contains:
- the pwp1 gene encoding WD repeat protein Pwp1, producing MSIISSVAFVPRGFAAEFPKTYELDEAEYERINNISKLKLEDARAQLENPDNEQENNEEALTDSEDQTASSGAGVQTAEEVDDELKEYQLDNYDDEEEEEQDDSLSAFSNIKGIQYHENGENDPYVTMNTQEEEQVEREEMQIYPTDNLLLAARTEDNMSHVEVYLYESNEENLYVHHDFLLPSFPLCLEWLDYKVGTSDDTPGNYVAVGTFDTEIEIWNLDVVDAVYPAAVLGASGASSTSNKKKKKAPKVNPKTHTDAVLALSSNRNAHNLLASGSADSSIKLWDLASCTCVKSFTYHTDKVSSLSWHPKMPSVLLSGSYDKTVRIADLRADAAPLSITIDSDVENVAWDPHNENNFFIGSDAGILYYCDARDMSKPVWQLQAHDGPISCLSINPNIPFFVATGSTDRMVKLWNTSDNAPKLAVSRDLDVGRVFTCSFIPDEPVAFHLAASGSKGLVRVWDTATNSGVRRAFDTRVSKDSVASKERVVQLDDAAANDDSDEEDEYEDIEANDEDDDSADEGEDQDMA